From Primulina tabacum isolate GXHZ01 chromosome 2, ASM2559414v2, whole genome shotgun sequence, one genomic window encodes:
- the LOC142524476 gene encoding putative aspartyl protease At4g16563: MTMASCFSSTCLPFLFLLNFFFSLASSSPTSNTVSISLFNPITFPDPFQKLTHLASTSVARAHHIKNPKDAPVSSTPLFPFSGAYSISLKFGTPPQSIPLVMDTGSSFSWFPCTKRYICKNCSSSTGISSFIPKQSSSVRILGCLNPKCSWIHKSFDPKSGCKDCESLKSNCTQICPPYLMLYGLGSTGGIAMLETLSLPQRIVPNFVVGCSLFSSNQPAGVAGFGRGVSSLPNQLGLKKFSYCLVSHKFDNTPTNSVLIMDGESDSGKKTARFSYTPLLKNPISSKNFALGDYYYVGLRKISVGGKKVKLPHEFLAPDSNGNGGTIVDSGSTFTYMNPAAFKAVTDAFSEQVKDYKRAKNLENLTGLRPCFDVTGHEAIKLPELKLHFKGGTEMGLPLENYFFVVKDDKKLVVCLTMVTDNTLLGPELVSGPSIILGNFLMQNFHIEFDLSNGRFGFVQQSCSG; encoded by the coding sequence ATGACAATGGCTTCCTGTTTCTCATCTACTTGTCTCCCCTTCCTTTTTCTGctaaatttcttcttttctttagCTTCTTCTTCTCCTACAAGCAACACAGTttccatctcactttttaaccCAATTACGTTTCCAGATCCATTCCAGAAGCTCACTCATTTAGCCTCAACCTCTGTAGCCAGAGCCCACCACATCAAGAATCCAAAAGATGCCCCAGTTTCCTCCACCCCTTTGTTTCCCTTTAGCGGAGCTTACTCAATCTCTCTCAAATTTGGCACCCCGCCACAGTCTATACCGTTGGTTATGGACACAGGCAGCAGCTTTTCTTGGTTCCCTTGTACAAAAAGATACATTTGCAAGAATTGTTCTTCTTCAACTGGGATTTCTTCCTTCATTCCTAAACAGTCCTCATCTGTTAGGATTCTTGGATGTTTGAATCCCAAATGTAGTTGGATTCACAAATCTTTTGATCCCAAATCAGGTTGTAAAGATTGTGAGTCGTTGAAATCAAACTGCACCCAAATCTGCCCTCCGTATTTAATGCTCTATGGTCTAGGCTCTACCGGGGGTATAGCGATGCTCGAAACGCTGAGCCTGCCGCAAAGGATAGTGCCGAATTTTGTTGTGGGTTGCTCGCTTTTTTCGTCTAATCAGCCTGCCGGAGTCGCGGGATTCGGCCGCGGAGTTTCCTCTCTGCCCAACCAATTAGGCCTCAAGAAATTCTCATACTGCCTCGTCTCGCACAAATTCGACAACACCCCGACAAACAGCGTCCTAATCATGGATGGAGAATCTGATTCTGGTAAAAAGACAGCAAGATTCAGCTACACACCGCTGCTGAAAAACCCTATCAGCAGCAAAAATTTTGCCTTGGGAGATTACTACTACGTTGGCCTGAGAAAAATCAGTGTTGGAGGGAAGAAAGTTAAGCTTCCACATGAATTCTTGGCTCCTGATTCTAATGGAAATGGCGGGACTATCGTAGACTCTGGCTCAACTTTCACTTACATGAATCCGGCTGCGTTTAAAGCAGTAACAGATGCATTTTCTGAGCAAGTTAAAGACTACAAAAGGGCTAAAAACTTGGAGAATTTAACAGGTTTGCGGCCTTGCTTCGATGTTACCGGCCACGAAGCCATTAAATTGCCGGAACTGAAGCTCCATTTCAAGGGCGGCACAGAAATGGGACTGCCATTGGAGAACTATTTCTTTGTCGTGAAAGATGATAAGAAGCTTGTTGTTTGCTTGACCATGGTGACTGATAACACGTTACTCGGGCCGGAACTCGTAAGCGGGCCGTCGATTATTCTGGGCAATTTCTTGATGCAGAACTTTCATATAGAGTTCGATTTGAGCAATGGAAGATTTGGATTCGTTCAACAATCGTGCTCTGGGTAG
- the LOC142537154 gene encoding terpene synthase 10-like, translating into MTTPRRSGNYKRSLWDDEYLQSISSVYEGEESIERARELKEEIEGILEEKIMGKDSILGQIEFVDVLQRLGISYHFKGYIHTIMEGLFSAKDGWVSTDLHEVALKFRLLRQHNYLVPQGIYVSYICSIFVSVLWKSGIIKRPFASPFKFIRRWDIDALGHLPDYMKICFFALFNFVNQHSYDVLKTQGFNIVSCLKEVWANLCKAHMVEAKWISSGHTPTIHEFLENGLVTIAGPLVSFYLYICCENPIEEKMLKDFIQVSDLNRCMAIAVRLMDDLGTSPDEMKKGDVMKSIQCYMKEADCSEEEARDHVKYLFHETTKKFNRAMLSNSLISKDVVESFMNAIRTAQCMYHTGDRYGIPDECKELVLSLILESIPLA; encoded by the exons ATGACTACTCCAAGAAGATCAGGAAACTACAAGCGTAGCCTTTGGGATGATGAGTACCTGCAATCAATATCTAGCGTTTACGAG GGAGAAGAAAGCATTGAGAGAGCCAGGGAACTCAAAGAAGAGATTGAAGGGATATTGGAAGAGAAAATCATGGGGAAAGATTCAATCTTAGGCCAAATCGAGTTTGTTGATGTTTTGCAGAGACTTGGGATATCGTACCACTTTAAAGGTTACATACACACAATTATGGAGGGTTTATTCAGTGCGAAAGATGGATGGGTTTCAACAGATTTGCATGAAGTTGCACTTAAATTTAGACTACTCAGACAACATAACTATTTAGTCCCTCAAGGTATATATGTATCATATATTTGCTCTATTTTTGTTAGTGTTTTGTGGAAATCAGGCATCATA AAAAGACCTTTTGCGTCACCTTTTAAATTTATTCGTAGATGGGACATCGATGCATTGGGGCATCTCCCAGACTACATGAAGATTTGTTTTTTTGCGCTTTTCAACTTCGTGAACCAACACTCGTACGATGTACTTAAAACTCAAGGTTTCAACATCGTTTCGTGCCTAAAAGAAGTG TGGGCAAATCTTTGTAAAGCTCACATGGTTGAAGCAAAGTGGATTTCCAGTGGCCACACTCCAACCATTCATGAGTTTCTTGAAAATGGCTTAGTCACAATAGCCGGCCCTTTGGTAAGTTTTTACTTGTACATCTGCTGCGAAAATCCAATAGAAGAGAAGATGTTAAAGGATTTCATACAAGTATCGGACCTAAACCGATGTATGGCAATCGCTGTCCGTCTTATGGATGATTTGGGAACTTCGCCA GATGAAATGAAGAAAGGCGATGTTATGAAATCAATTCAATGCTACATGAAGGAGGCTGATTGTTCTGAAGAAGAAGCTCGCGATCATGTCAAGTACTTGTTTCATGAAACAACGAAGAAATTTAATCGAGCGATGTTGTCTAATAGTCTGATATCGAAGGATGTTGTTGAAAGTTTTATGAATGCTATTCGGACAGCACAATGCATGTATCACACTGGAGATAGGTACGGCATCCCCGACGAATGTAAGGAGCTTGTTTTGTCCTTGATCCTTGAATCCATCCCACTTGCATGA